A genomic region of Octopus sinensis linkage group LG2, ASM634580v1, whole genome shotgun sequence contains the following coding sequences:
- the LOC115232521 gene encoding innexin unc-9-like isoform X3, translated as MISSLIENFGSYSRVRGSINDDWVDRLNHLYTVVLLVIFAVIISTGQYVGDAIQCWCPAEFTDAFVDYTKSYCWIANTYYIPMTDVIPVEIRKREDKQITYYQWVPLILLFQAFMFKFPNILWTSTHELSGLNLDKIVSMAEETQLGSPDDREETIKNIAHFLTRWLEAYREYKLNFLVKLRQRSSRMCCFLCSRRQGTFLTGLYVFVKMLYVANVIGQFFLLNAFMATDYTVYGLEVLNSLASNTVWQESPRFPRVTLCDLQIRQLQNLQRYTVQCVLPINLFNEKIFIFLWFWFVFVAACSCINLLSWFYRFIFSQAHIDYVTKYIRWWDSIQTKQDRKLCQKFTKEYLRDDGFLVLRVIAKNSTDLVAGDLLHYLWKAYKEKNEVKNKEPADVGSNVHT; from the coding sequence GATCAGCTCACTGATTGAAAACTTTGGCAGTTACTCTCGAGTACGAGGTAGCATAAATGACGACTGGGTTGATCGCCTTAACCATCTTTATACTGTCGTGTTATTGGTCATCTTTGCGGTCATAATTAGCACAGGTCAGTATGTCGGAGATGCTATTCAATGTTGGTGCCCGGCCGAGTTCACAGATGCCTTTGTCGACTACACCAAATCCTACTGTTGGATTGCCAACACTTACTACATACCGATGACAGACGTTATACCAGTTGAAATTCGCAAgcgagaggacaaacaaataaCTTACTACCAGTGGGTGCCACTAATATTACTGTTTCAAGCATTCATGTTTAAATTTCCAAATATACTTTGGACATCAACGCACGAATTATCAGGATTAAACCTTGATAAAATTGTGTCAATGGCTGAAGAGACTCAGTTAGGTTCCCCAGATGATCGTGAGGAAACCATTAAAAACATAGCTCATTTTCTCACACGCTGGCTTGAAGCTTATCGTGAATATAAACTCAATTTCCTTGTTAAACTACGACAAAGATCATCGAGGATGTGTTGCTTTCTGTGTTCCCGTCGCCAGGGTACTTTTCTTACTGGCCTCTATGTTTTTGTGAAAATGCTCTACGTGGCTAATGTAATTGGCCAATTTTTCCTTCTGAATGCTTTTATGGCAACCGATTATACTGTTTACGGACTGGAAGTGTTAAATTCTTTAGCCAGTAATACTGTTTGGCAAGAAAGTCCACGTTTCCCTAGAGTAACACTGTGTGACTTGCAAATTCGTCAATTACAAAATCTTCAAAGATACACCGTTCAATGTGTTTTACCAATCAATTTATTTAACGAAAAAATATTCATCTTTTTGTGGTTTTGGTTTGTGTTTGTCGCTGCATGTTCATGCATTAATCTTTTGTCCTGGTTCTATCGCTTCATTTTCTCCCAGGCTCATATTGATTATGTCACTAAATACATTCGATGGTGGGATTCCATCCAGACAAAACAGGACAGAAAACTATGTCAAAAATTTACGAAGGAGTATCTTCGAGACGATGGTTTTTTGGTCCTACGTGTTATAGCAAAGAATTCTACAGATTTAGTTGCCGGAGACTTATTACATTATCTGTGGAAGGCTTATAAGGAAAAGAATGAAGTGAAGAATAAAGAACCAGCAGATGTTGGTTCTAATGTTCATACTTAA
- the LOC115232521 gene encoding innexin unc-9-like isoform X2, which translates to MDYLISSLIENFGSYSRVRGSINDDWVDRLNHLYTVVLLVIFAVIISTGQYVGDAIQCWCPAEFTDAFVDYTKSYCWIANTYYIPMTDVIPVEIRKREDKQITYYQWVPLILLFQAFMFKFPNILWTSTHELSGLNLDKIVSMAEETQLGSPDDREETIKNIAHFLTRWLEAYREYKLNFLVKLRQRSSRMCCFLCSRRQGTFLTGLYVFVKMLYVANVIGQFFLLNAFMATDYTVYGLEVLNSLASNTVWQESPRFPRVTLCDLQIRQLQNLQRYTVQCVLPINLFNEKIFIFLWFWFVFVAACSCINLLSWFYRFIFSQAHIDYVTKYIRWWDSIQTKQDRKLCQKFTKEYLRDDGFLVLRVIAKNSTDLVAGDLLHYLWKAYKEKNEVKNKEPADVGSNVHT; encoded by the coding sequence GATCAGCTCACTGATTGAAAACTTTGGCAGTTACTCTCGAGTACGAGGTAGCATAAATGACGACTGGGTTGATCGCCTTAACCATCTTTATACTGTCGTGTTATTGGTCATCTTTGCGGTCATAATTAGCACAGGTCAGTATGTCGGAGATGCTATTCAATGTTGGTGCCCGGCCGAGTTCACAGATGCCTTTGTCGACTACACCAAATCCTACTGTTGGATTGCCAACACTTACTACATACCGATGACAGACGTTATACCAGTTGAAATTCGCAAgcgagaggacaaacaaataaCTTACTACCAGTGGGTGCCACTAATATTACTGTTTCAAGCATTCATGTTTAAATTTCCAAATATACTTTGGACATCAACGCACGAATTATCAGGATTAAACCTTGATAAAATTGTGTCAATGGCTGAAGAGACTCAGTTAGGTTCCCCAGATGATCGTGAGGAAACCATTAAAAACATAGCTCATTTTCTCACACGCTGGCTTGAAGCTTATCGTGAATATAAACTCAATTTCCTTGTTAAACTACGACAAAGATCATCGAGGATGTGTTGCTTTCTGTGTTCCCGTCGCCAGGGTACTTTTCTTACTGGCCTCTATGTTTTTGTGAAAATGCTCTACGTGGCTAATGTAATTGGCCAATTTTTCCTTCTGAATGCTTTTATGGCAACCGATTATACTGTTTACGGACTGGAAGTGTTAAATTCTTTAGCCAGTAATACTGTTTGGCAAGAAAGTCCACGTTTCCCTAGAGTAACACTGTGTGACTTGCAAATTCGTCAATTACAAAATCTTCAAAGATACACCGTTCAATGTGTTTTACCAATCAATTTATTTAACGAAAAAATATTCATCTTTTTGTGGTTTTGGTTTGTGTTTGTCGCTGCATGTTCATGCATTAATCTTTTGTCCTGGTTCTATCGCTTCATTTTCTCCCAGGCTCATATTGATTATGTCACTAAATACATTCGATGGTGGGATTCCATCCAGACAAAACAGGACAGAAAACTATGTCAAAAATTTACGAAGGAGTATCTTCGAGACGATGGTTTTTTGGTCCTACGTGTTATAGCAAAGAATTCTACAGATTTAGTTGCCGGAGACTTATTACATTATCTGTGGAAGGCTTATAAGGAAAAGAATGAAGTGAAGAATAAAGAACCAGCAGATGTTGGTTCTAATGTTCATACTTAA
- the LOC115232521 gene encoding innexin unc-9-like isoform X1: MSIPVSTSDDNFFTVISSLIENFGSYSRVRGSINDDWVDRLNHLYTVVLLVIFAVIISTGQYVGDAIQCWCPAEFTDAFVDYTKSYCWIANTYYIPMTDVIPVEIRKREDKQITYYQWVPLILLFQAFMFKFPNILWTSTHELSGLNLDKIVSMAEETQLGSPDDREETIKNIAHFLTRWLEAYREYKLNFLVKLRQRSSRMCCFLCSRRQGTFLTGLYVFVKMLYVANVIGQFFLLNAFMATDYTVYGLEVLNSLASNTVWQESPRFPRVTLCDLQIRQLQNLQRYTVQCVLPINLFNEKIFIFLWFWFVFVAACSCINLLSWFYRFIFSQAHIDYVTKYIRWWDSIQTKQDRKLCQKFTKEYLRDDGFLVLRVIAKNSTDLVAGDLLHYLWKAYKEKNEVKNKEPADVGSNVHT; this comes from the coding sequence GATCAGCTCACTGATTGAAAACTTTGGCAGTTACTCTCGAGTACGAGGTAGCATAAATGACGACTGGGTTGATCGCCTTAACCATCTTTATACTGTCGTGTTATTGGTCATCTTTGCGGTCATAATTAGCACAGGTCAGTATGTCGGAGATGCTATTCAATGTTGGTGCCCGGCCGAGTTCACAGATGCCTTTGTCGACTACACCAAATCCTACTGTTGGATTGCCAACACTTACTACATACCGATGACAGACGTTATACCAGTTGAAATTCGCAAgcgagaggacaaacaaataaCTTACTACCAGTGGGTGCCACTAATATTACTGTTTCAAGCATTCATGTTTAAATTTCCAAATATACTTTGGACATCAACGCACGAATTATCAGGATTAAACCTTGATAAAATTGTGTCAATGGCTGAAGAGACTCAGTTAGGTTCCCCAGATGATCGTGAGGAAACCATTAAAAACATAGCTCATTTTCTCACACGCTGGCTTGAAGCTTATCGTGAATATAAACTCAATTTCCTTGTTAAACTACGACAAAGATCATCGAGGATGTGTTGCTTTCTGTGTTCCCGTCGCCAGGGTACTTTTCTTACTGGCCTCTATGTTTTTGTGAAAATGCTCTACGTGGCTAATGTAATTGGCCAATTTTTCCTTCTGAATGCTTTTATGGCAACCGATTATACTGTTTACGGACTGGAAGTGTTAAATTCTTTAGCCAGTAATACTGTTTGGCAAGAAAGTCCACGTTTCCCTAGAGTAACACTGTGTGACTTGCAAATTCGTCAATTACAAAATCTTCAAAGATACACCGTTCAATGTGTTTTACCAATCAATTTATTTAACGAAAAAATATTCATCTTTTTGTGGTTTTGGTTTGTGTTTGTCGCTGCATGTTCATGCATTAATCTTTTGTCCTGGTTCTATCGCTTCATTTTCTCCCAGGCTCATATTGATTATGTCACTAAATACATTCGATGGTGGGATTCCATCCAGACAAAACAGGACAGAAAACTATGTCAAAAATTTACGAAGGAGTATCTTCGAGACGATGGTTTTTTGGTCCTACGTGTTATAGCAAAGAATTCTACAGATTTAGTTGCCGGAGACTTATTACATTATCTGTGGAAGGCTTATAAGGAAAAGAATGAAGTGAAGAATAAAGAACCAGCAGATGTTGGTTCTAATGTTCATACTTAA